In the Gemmatimonadota bacterium genome, TGGGCCTCCGCACCCCGCTCTTCCGGCAGTGCCATGGTGGGAAGCGGCCGCAAAGATGGGCGTTATGAGCCAAAGATGAAAGATTGAAAGCGCTTCCCGCTCCCCGGCTTGCCGCCCGCCCACGGACCCGCGAGTTTACAGCAATGCGGGCTCGTGCGCTCCCGGCCGTTCTCGCCCTTTCCCTCGGCCTCCTGGCTCTCCCCCTCGGCGTGCGCGCGCAGCAGCAGGCGGCTGCTCCTCCGGCGACGCCGCCAGAGCGCTGGAAGCTGGTGGTCGATCTGGGCTTCACTGCGGCCAGTGGCAATGAGCGGCTGGCAGTGCTGACCTCGGCTGTGAGCCTCACGCACCTGCGCCAGGAGCTGTTCGAGCTCGCGCTGGACGGCGACCTGCGCTATGGCCGGAGCGAAGGCAAGGAGGTGGCGCGCCGCTTCCGGGGTGGGCTCAAGTTCGATCTCTACCCGCACAGCATGTGGTCGCCGTTCTTTTTCACCACCGGGGAGCATGACCGGTTCCGCAGGCTGGACCTGCGCACCAGCGGCGGCGCGGGTATCAAGCACACGTTCTGGGATTCGCCCGCGGGGAAAGCTTCACTGAGCCTGGCGGTGGTGTACAGCTATGAGGATTACGACGTCGCTCAGCTCCCGTTGCTCGATCAGTTCCAGCGCAACACTCGCTGGAGCTGGCGGCTGAAGGCGCAGCGGCAGTTAGGCGGGGCAGTGCGGCTGGAGAGCACTACCTTCTACCAGCCCTTGTGGAACGTTGCCGCGGATTACCTGGTCGAGGCGGAAACGGCGCTGACGGTGCGCATCAGCCGCAAGCTGGGCGTGAGTCTCGGGCACAGCTACAACCGCGATTCCCGGCCGCCTTCGCCGGACGTGCGCAAGGACGACCACCTGGTGAAGGTAGGCCTTTCCCTCGAGTTGTAATCGGCGCGCGGAAGGGTTTCAGTTGGCGCATAGCAGAGCGCGGGCTCGGGCGGCCCGGGTCTGGCAGGGCGCGGCTCGCCGCGCCCTGAACATACGGCCAGGCGAGCTGCGGCTGGTCGCAGTGCTGGGCTGCTATGTGTTCCTCACGACCGCGGCCGTCGTGGTGCTCTCCTCCCTCAAGAATGGCCTGTTCCTCTCGGTCTACAACACTCCCGAGTTCATTCCCTACGTGATTATCGCGTCGGCCCTGGTCAGTGCCACCTTCGCCGTCGGCTTCGCCGGCCTGGTGGGTGTGCTCTCGCGGCCTCGGCTGGGCGAGGTCATGGCGCTGGTGTGGGCCGGCTCGCTGGTGGTGGGCCGGGTCTGGTTCGCGTTCGCGCCCGGCATCGCCTTCGTCCTCTACCTCTGGGTCTCGGTGGTCGGGGTGCTGGCCGTCACCCAGGCGTGGGGAACGATCGGCGACCTGCTCACCGGGCGGCAGGCCAAGCGGCTGCTGGCGCTGGTTGCGAGCG is a window encoding:
- a CDS encoding DUF481 domain-containing protein; translation: MRARALPAVLALSLGLLALPLGVRAQQQAAAPPATPPERWKLVVDLGFTAASGNERLAVLTSAVSLTHLRQELFELALDGDLRYGRSEGKEVARRFRGGLKFDLYPHSMWSPFFFTTGEHDRFRRLDLRTSGGAGIKHTFWDSPAGKASLSLAVVYSYEDYDVAQLPLLDQFQRNTRWSWRLKAQRQLGGAVRLESTTFYQPLWNVAADYLVEAETALTVRISRKLGVSLGHSYNRDSRPPSPDVRKDDHLVKVGLSLEL